Genomic DNA from uncultured Methanospirillum sp.:
TCCTGAATGTGAGTGATAATTTTTCAGCTGATCTGGGAAGAACTGTAGCACTTCCTCAAGAGAAATTCATCCATGTCCTCCCTGTCCGACCACCTCAACCAGACTTTGTTGCAACACCACAGTCGGGTACCACTAATCTGACGGTTACCTTTACGGATCAGACACCAAGAACGAGTGAGTTTTTTGGTAATTTGTCACCCGCTCAATGGAGTTATATATACAACTGGGACTTTGGAGATGATTCTGAAAATTATGGTGTCAACGAGCCCTCTGCAGTTCATACGTACACGGCCAAGGGGCTCTATAATGTGTCAGTCAATGTAACTGGCCCCGGTGGTTCAAACATAGCAACGAAAACCGGGTATATCGCTGTTGATACACCCCCTGTTCCGATTGCCGACTTTACGGCCTCACCATCCAATGGTACTGCTCCACTTACGGTCAATTTCATTGGTCTTGCAGAAGGAACCGGTCATCTCACCTATTTGTGGGATTTTGGTGATAACTCAACTCCTATTTCCGGACGCAACCCGGTTCATGTCTATACCCAGCCTGGTTCTTACAACGTAGCACTCAACGTGAGTGATGGAACCAGGATTGGTTCAGTAATCAGGAACAACAGCGTCTTTGTCCGTGAACCTGCCCCTCTCTCAGCGATGTTCACGGCAACTCCCCGCAATGGTACCGCCCCGCTTCAGGTCTCATTCATTGATCAGTCCTACAGCGAGACTCCCCTCACCTATAACTGGTCTTTTGGTGATGGCTCACTCATAAACCACGACAAGAATCCTGTTCACATCTATTCAGATGAGGGAGTTTATGATGTCATGCTTCAGGTGAAAGGCGGGAACACCTCTAATGTGATTAATCAGAGTAACTTCATTACTGTTGAAAAACCTGCTTTGCATAAAGCCGACTTCACTGCTGTTCCGGTTGAGGGGCCGGTACCGCTGATAGTATCATTTGTTGACCAGTCATCAGGAACAGGGCCGTTTACGTACAAGTGGGACTTTGGTGATGGATCAGGACTGGTAACTGACAAGAACCCAAGCCATACCTATGAGACTCCCGGAGTGTATACGGTGAATGAGACCGTGAACAGTTCCGCTGGTTCGATCCTTGTCACAAAGGAGAGGTTAGTGAATGCAACGACTGCCATAGAGGCACGGCCGGTGTATGCGAACTTCAGCGCAGTGTCAACCCGGGGCGTAGCTCCGTTTAATGTTCAGTTTATGGATCTCTCATCAGGTCCGGTTGCGGCATGGAAATGGACATTCGGGGACGGGAGCTCAGTTACAGAACAGGGACCGAATCATACCTATGTGAATCCGGGTGTGTATGATGTCACGCTTGATGTCTTCAACAAATCCGGGGTATCCAATACAACGTATAGTCCGAGATTCATTACGGCATTGAGCCCGACAGTAAGCACCAAAATTACTCTGGTCTATGCAGATCTCTCTAACCGAAAAAAGATCCAGTTCTTTGATAACTCAGAAGGTGTGGGAATAAACAGTTGGTCCTGGGACTTTGGTGATGGTTCAGATATATCCAGAGATCAGAATCCATGCCATGAATTTGCATATAGTGGAACATTCCCGATAAAGTTGAGTATTTCAAATGGGTATGCTTCAGATAGCAATACGTTCTATATAAAGATCAAATAACCAGAATCTCTCTTTTTTGTATCAGTAACTTTTTCCGGATTCTAATGGAAAAATTTATATTTGATTTATTATAAATACAATGTCTATTATTCGGAATTGTGGGGTTAAACTGACTTCAGGTTCTACATCGCTTTGAAATTAAAGTTTGAAGAGAAATCTGGATTTTAATTGATAAAGGCGGGGAGAAGGTTGATCAAGGTTTTCCCGTTCGGATGGTGTTATTGAAATGTTGTCAGGATGGTTTAATATGGGGAAATTTAAGAGATTGGGAATTATCTCAATCATACTATTGTGCATGCTGGCTGGTCTGGCATCGGCCTCAGTAGCAATGAGTGGGCCTAGTACCGTCACCCGCGGTGGTGTGAGTGATGGGCAACCGAATGTGGATGGCTATTTCAATCTCTCTATAAGTGGGAATGATTCTGCCAGCGTTCCAATGCATCTTGGGTTAGTGATTGTTCCACAGACAATGACCGGTGACATCTGTGACAGACCACCGTATCTGATAAACAACTCAGTTCCTGACGACACATTTGTGCTCGGAGATGATGCCAAGATATGGCCTGAAGACTTCAATAATCCGTATCACTTCAGTAAAGTGTCCCCTAATGGCATTGATAGTCCCTCTGTGGGACCTTGGTCAGTGCCATGGAATGGTACTCGTTACTATGGTGCGATAAACACCAACAATACCACTATCAAGGTGGGAACTCTCTATCCTGATGATGGTACAAACCAGTTAATGCCCAACAGTTTAAAACCTGGCACGTATACCTATCATTTGCAGTCTG
This window encodes:
- a CDS encoding PKD domain-containing protein, with product MMKNSGKKRSGGLFLAKVLISIACVSCLAGVVLGEDIYAQFAPVPAFGPAPLNVTFVDQSEGNATFYRWDLDGNGTWDSDASDNPNPSHTYTTPGTYGVCMTVWNGTLVTSNSTGEVRVTEPVKGDLSANFAASPRSGYPPLNVSFIDQSIGAQGWNWTFDINTTTLDSEMNNQNPVHTYTDPGWYTVILNVSDNFSADLGRTVALPQEKFIHVLPVRPPQPDFVATPQSGTTNLTVTFTDQTPRTSEFFGNLSPAQWSYIYNWDFGDDSENYGVNEPSAVHTYTAKGLYNVSVNVTGPGGSNIATKTGYIAVDTPPVPIADFTASPSNGTAPLTVNFIGLAEGTGHLTYLWDFGDNSTPISGRNPVHVYTQPGSYNVALNVSDGTRIGSVIRNNSVFVREPAPLSAMFTATPRNGTAPLQVSFIDQSYSETPLTYNWSFGDGSLINHDKNPVHIYSDEGVYDVMLQVKGGNTSNVINQSNFITVEKPALHKADFTAVPVEGPVPLIVSFVDQSSGTGPFTYKWDFGDGSGLVTDKNPSHTYETPGVYTVNETVNSSAGSILVTKERLVNATTAIEARPVYANFSAVSTRGVAPFNVQFMDLSSGPVAAWKWTFGDGSSVTEQGPNHTYVNPGVYDVTLDVFNKSGVSNTTYSPRFITALSPTVSTKITLVYADLSNRKKIQFFDNSEGVGINSWSWDFGDGSDISRDQNPCHEFAYSGTFPIKLSISNGYASDSNTFYIKIK